In Chitinophagaceae bacterium C216, the genomic stretch TCGGGTTGCGTTATTGGCAGCAGTCTATCATCAGTCTTTCTTACCAATAACTACGACACCCACCATCGCGCTTAAAAACAGAATACTGCTGATTTCAAATGGCACAACAAAAGTGGTAAACAATTCTTTACCCAGATTACTGATCAGCCCCACATCTCCACTATTAACTTCTGCTATATTCTTTGAAATTTCAGTATTGCGAAGTGCTGCCACCAATACCAGCAACAAACATCCACCTGATATCACCCCAATAATCTGCAACCACCGGTTTTTGAGAGGTTCGGTGCTCTTGTTTAAATTCATCAGCATGATTACAAACAGAAATAGCACCATGATGGCTCCGGCATACACAATAATGTTTACTATAGCCAGAAACTGCGCATTCAATAAGATATAATGACCCGATATAGCAAAGAAAGTTGCTACCAGCCATAGTACACTGTGCACAGGATTTTTACTAGAAATCACCATAATGGCACTAAACAATGCTGCC encodes the following:
- the nuoJ gene encoding NADH-quinone oxidoreductase subunit J gives rise to the protein MGITHILFWILTVAALFSAIMVISSKNPVHSVLWLVATFFAISGHYILLNAQFLAIVNIIVYAGAIMVLFLFVIMLMNLNKSTEPLKNRWLQIIGVISGGCLLLVLVAALRNTEISKNIAEVNSGDVGLISNLGKELFTTFVVPFEISSILFLSAMVGVVVIGKKD